Proteins encoded by one window of Branchiostoma floridae strain S238N-H82 chromosome 6, Bfl_VNyyK, whole genome shotgun sequence:
- the LOC118418266 gene encoding uncharacterized protein LOC118418266 — MLLVGLETRLKCGVMMSTPSTPQKRPHVGGSGHTPSGKRRQHKHGKKDGGARRPLSFLSPKITRSLGHMLTPKIQLAKSPRPVKHHQWTDKEDKALIQFLDLSHLDQDENVTDTASWPMRHANSPFWTEAATSIKTATRSSELLSANTVRNRCRKWRTKFDESLEAAVKSFGLETNSISRAKKTKETVSRGCQTKKLTVDQQTQTEHSCQDDVTTVLSSCKALTQSEFDSFMLMLLPQIVQSSSVLSFGDKLFSVVATAKNISTYPTDFFSKSINAMSTLQEHNKPNILYKFAHILSTNRPGTSTPLLQIDRMPFGLLQYQMEFFSATNVHQVSISPDHASWLESMCAEFPTRFLRLFRGPGWSGLESTDLDPLKAHINVAIAALESFAKMKPGARVWFKADACDLKVALQTSTKGKWAGDVDLGDGSLEKLRADNDRRMVLVREAGKSCVPRNLEACLLSLLQDLGEDIDLLKGGLEAANKRYKKKFEQANSSTDVLKNLAWDRVEYNTLLEQAKAFYERYERLLAALGTASPQPGRVAQCLVELREDNKTYLHNLFKKKRVAADHALVVMVSDERRNQKPYAVPILLIPYHSIRDQFLQQFLDKCHEEAKKLGLIPVDVLDRDVILRYYQLRDEDENVATSIQVYAYLNGFTVNGAMDLLFIWGPTGGDAKVFV; from the exons ATGTTGTTGGTTGGACTGGAAACTCGCTTAAAATGCGGAG TCATGATGTCTACTCCATCAACGCCCCAAAAGAGGCCACATGTTGGCGGGAGTGGTCACACCCCGTCTGGGAAGAGGAGGCAGCACAAACATGGAAAGAAAGATGGAGGAGCTCGCCGACCTCTCTCTTTCCTAAGTCCTAAG ATAACACGATCTTTGGGGCACATGCTCACCCCAAAGATTCAACTGGCCAAGTCCCCTCGGCCTGTGAAACACCATCAGTGGACTGATAAGGAGGACAAGGCATTGATCCAGTTTTTGGATCTAAGCCACCTTGATCAGGATGAAAATGTCACTGACACAGCATCCTGGCCAATGAGGCACGCTAACAGTCCCTTTTGGACAGAGGCTGCAACATCAATCAAGACGGCAACCAGGAGCAGTGAACTTCTTTCAG CAAACACAGTGAGGAACAGGTGCAGGAAGTGGAGGACGAAATTCGACGAATCCCTTGAAGCTGCTGTGAAGTCTTTTGGTCTTGAGACGAATTCAATCAGCCGTGCAAAGAAAACCAAAGAAACAGTCAGCAGGGGATGCCAGACAAAGAAGTTGACTGTGGACCAGCAAACACAAACTGAACATAGCTGCCAGGATGATGTCACAACAGTACTGTCTTCTTGCAAGGCCCTGACCCAATCAGAATTTGATTCTTTCATGCTTATGCTGCTTCCTCAAATCGTTCAATCATCTTCAGTTCTATCCTTTGGTGATAAACTGTTCTCAGTTGTAGCTACAGCAAAGAATATTTCCACATACCCAACCGACTTCTTTTCAAAGTCCATCAATGCCATGTCCACCCTACAAGAACACAACAAGCCCAACATCCTGTACAAGTTTGCCCACATCTTGAGCACCAACAGGCCTGGCACCTCCACACCTCTGCTCCAAATTGACAGGATGCCATTTGGATTACTACAATACCAGATGGAGTTCTTCAGTGCCACCAATGTACATCAG GTCAGCATTTCTCCAGACCATGCCAGCTGGTTGGAGAGCATGTGTGCTGAGTTTCCAACCAGGTTCTTGAGGCTGTTTCGGGGGCCAGGGTGGAGTGGCCTGGAAAGCACTGACTTGGACCCATTGAag GCACATATTAATGTCGCC ATCGCTGCACTGGAATCCTTTGCCAAGATGAAGCCAGGAGCACGTGTCTGGTTTAAGGCTGATGCTTGTGATTTGAAGGTTGCTCTGCAGACATCTACAAAGGGCAAATGGGCTGGAGACGTTGATCTTGGGGATGGAAGCCTGGAGAAGCTAAGGGCTGACAACGACAGACGCATGGTCCTTGTCAGGGAAGCTGGGAAGTCCTGCGTGCCACGCAATCTAGAGGCCTGTCTCCTCAGTCTCCTTCAGGATCTTGGAGAAGACATTGATCTGCTGAAAGGTGGCCTTGAGGCAGCAAACAAGAGGTATAAGAAGAAATTCGAGCAGGCTAACTCATCTACAGATGTGCTGAAAAACCTGGCATGGGACAGGGTAGAGTACAATACCCTTCTGGAGCAGGCCAAAGCCTTCTATGAAAG GTATGAAAGGCTGCTGGCAGCTCTTGGAACTGCTTCCCCTCAACCTGGCCGTGTGGCCCAATGTCTGGTGGAACtgagagaagacaacaaaacctaCTTGCACAATCTCTTCAAGAAGAAGAGAGTGGCTGCTGATCATGCATTGGTCGTTATGGTGTCTGACGAAAGACGAAATCAGAAGCCCTATGCTGTGCCAATCCTGCTCATTCCATATCACAGTATCCGGGATCAGTTCCTCCAGCAGTTCCTGGACAAGTGCCATGAGGAGGCCAAGAAGCTGGGACTGATACCTGTTG ATGTCCTGGATCGTGATGTTATCCTGAGGTACTACCAGCTTCGTGACGAGGATGAGAACGTCGCCACATCCATTCAGGTTTA CGCGTACCTGAACGGATTTACAGTAAACGGAGCCATGGACCTCCTGTTTATCTGGGGCCCTACTGGCGGTGACGCCAAGGTGTTTGTGTGA